CACGGGGTTGTGGTATGTATGGTGTGTGTCCCCAGCCCCAGGGAATGCCCCCATCCCCCAAGCCTACCACCTCTATctgggcagaagcagcagcatctccatgGTGCCACACAGACAGGAGGGTgcccagtgctgtgtgcaggctgcGGCCCCCTCCCTGCCAGTAGGACCAGGCCCTGGAAGGGGTGGGCATGGGCACCATGGTGGGAGGGGACCATTGGAGGTGTGCGTCATTGTTTTATAAATGTACAAAAGCTCCCTAATAAAGAGGCACAAGTAAGTCTGGAGCTGCCTGTATGACTGGAGGGCACAGAGGTGGGGGGAGGTGAATGTCACTGCCCAGTGCATCCCCAGAAcgaggagctgtgtgtgccgGCATCCAAACTGTCTGGGCTGGGCAGGGCAGCACTCAGCTGGGCTCTATCAGCCTGAcgcaggcagtgctgggggcaggagggggctgTGCTCTCCCTACTCCAGGAGCCGCCAAGAGCCCATAACAGAACCAGAAAGGGCAGAACTGAGGGCTGGGGTCTGCAGCAAGTGCTCCCCATGCTATCACTGCACCCTCTAACCCAACGCATGACCAGGGCTCCCCAATAGCCACTTGGCGTCAGGGTGCCCCAGCAGCAGTGTTGGTGGCCACTGGATCCCAGGCGTCTTATCAGCTCCAGACACAGTTCCTATCAGCGtgtcactgctgcctgctgtgccactgccctCACACCgcgctgctggctgctgctgcttcttcaccAACCATCCGCCGGCCGGGGCACTGCACAGGTCAGGTTGGTGTGACCCCCGTGTGCCGGTGGAATCTGGAGGTGGGAGGTGGAGGGTGAGGGCCGGAGGGTGAGAGTTGTGCTGGAGGGGGGCTGGTAAAGGGGGAGTCTGCATGCTCAGCACAGGGAGGTGCCCTGACCCACTGCCCCGCAGGATGTCCCAGCACAAAGCCGCCCTGATCCACACCAAGGTGGTGACGGGCAGCTGGTGCTGCGTGCTGCCCCGCGGCGAGGACGTGTCGGAGGAGCTGAGCGAGGAGGAGCGCAGCATTGCCCGGCGGGCACAGCGCGTGGCACTGGAGGTGCTGGAGGATGCGCTGCGCAAGGACCGCGTGCTGATGAAGAACCTGAAGGATGTGGTGGTGCTcactggggagggaggagagggctgGGTGGAGCGTTACGCCATGCTGACCGAGCGGCTGCTGCGGAGCCTcattgcacagctgcagcaggctgcCTTCCGCAAGAACCCGTGCAAGGCCGGCTCCTACGCCTACGTCAAGAAGAACGCGTGGGACCGCACCATCTACCTGTGCCCGCTGTTCTGGCAGGCGCCTGGTGAGCTGCAGAAGGACTCGCAGCCCGGCACGCTGATCCACGAGGCCTCGCACTTCCTGGGCCTGCACGACATCACTTACGCCACGGCCAGCTTCagggcgggcggcggcggcacGGCCATCTGTACAGACGGGCACATGCCCCTCTCGGAGACGCTGCGGAAGGCGCTGCTCAACGCCAACAGCATCGAGTATGAGTTCGAAATCGTGCTGAGGCACCGGCAGCCATATCGGGGTGGCTGCTATGGCTGCTGCGGGGAGACGGCACGTAACTCCATCTGCGAGAACGCACTGCCCTGGGCTGGGCCAGCATGCAGGCCCCAGAGGTGAGAATGGCCCAGGATCGGGGTGGTGGGGTGGGAAAGGCCTCAGGGCCGCGTCCACTAAACTAACAGCCCTCTGTCCTGCCCAGCGCGGCCGCCAGCACCATCGGGGACATTGTGCAGctggccctgctgcctgcccgGGATGCCATGCGGAGGTGCCTGTGGGACATGAGAAGAGTGGCAGAGGCCCTGGGCCGGCAGCAGCGGGCAGTGCTGGTGGCCAATATTACCGGCGGGGTGGTGAGTGTGGCGGGGGGGGTGGCAGCCATGGCcgggctgctgctggcccctGCCACACTGGGCAacgtgctgctgctggcggcTGTGGGTTTTGGTGTCTCTACGGCTGGGAGCATTGCCAGCGCCGCCGGCACCGTCAGCAGCAGTGTGGGCTACCTGGTGAGGAAGGGTGAGGCTGAGAGGCTGCTGGAGAAGTTTGCAGCACAGGCACAGGCTTTCACAGGCTGCCAAGAGGCTGTGGGGAGGGCACGGaggctgctggaggtgctggggcaggaggagagccTGGATGTCATCCTGGGGGTGTTTCGGGTGGTGGCAGGGCTTGGGCGCAGCGTCTTCAATGGCAGCAGTGCCCTCAGAGTCAGCATGGCTCTGGCAGGAGCCGGCCCTGCCACCAGCCTTGCTGGGACAGCCACCTATGTCCTGCTTGGCCTCTGCCTGGCCCTGGACATCTTCTTCATTACTAAGGACTCTGCACACCTGCACCGTGGTGCACGCTCAGAGCTGGCGGGGAGCATCCTTGTGGCCACAGCCGTGCTGGAGAGGGAGTTTAGTGCCATCGATGAGTTCTGTGAGAAAATCAGGCTGattctggaggaggaggagtgaaAGCTGGCATCAGGCTGAATCCCACCCACACGTGGTAttcctgcccagctgctggTGATGATGGGAGCCCTCCAGCAGCTTTGTGTGTGCACAGATCTCCAGTAAAGCTATTGCACCTGCTGCCGTCAGCactcatttttaattctgctgGACTCCAAAGGGCACAGGGCAGGCATAGCAGCCCACCACCTGGACACCACCCCCTGCCACATGCCCGTCACCTGCTGCCTTTCCCACAGGCATTGCTGGCCCCTGTGCCACTCACACATGAGCAGGCAATTAAAAGACACTGTTTGCTTGAGGATCACAGCTCAGTGACAGCTCAGggtttatttttgcagctgatGTTGGCTTGCTGTATTAACATGGGACGTTCTCCTGTCGGCTGATCAGACTGGGCTCCTCTCAGAATGAATGTATCTGTAACGCACCTGCGCTGGCCTCGCTCCCTTCTGTCCCAGATTCAAATTTAAGGGGAATTAAGGATGTGCTCAGGGAAGATCAAAAATAGCAGTATTCAAAGCCTGCTGATCGTTAGCATCCAAACTGTAACAGCCGTGCACTTACACACACACTTCCTTACAGTGTGAAtccaaggagcagagcaggaacacCTGTACAACTGAGATAGGTTTCTTTGGGAAAGAATTGCCATACAGCCCTGGGGGCTCCAGGGGTGTGCACAGCACTCATTCACTAAGAGCAAGTAGGTTTAGCTGATTTCCTCGGGGATTTCTTCTTTGATGTGGGAATTTTGTGACCAATTGCTGAAAGCAGCTACCCCAGAAAGTGCTATTGCTGCAGTAAGCGTGGCCAGGGGCCTCAGGttgccctgctccctgccccacaaGCTGTTGGAACACCTTGGGGAAGCAATGAAGCATAGAAGCAGCTCAGTGATGATGCTGATGTTGACGTCACAACTTCATCAGCACCCTGCTTTGgcaccagcagagctgacaCAGTCAGCAGGGGCAGGAATTTAGAGCACTAGGGATGCCAAGGCACTGCCTGtgggaggaaagcaaagccatGGCTGTCACCTTGCAGCCCTCACTCTACAGAGGAAGGTACACAGTACTCACACCCCTCACACAAGCAGTACCCCAGGCAAGAACCATGCAGAGACACTCATTCATCTCTTTTATTAGTGTAAACAtccccccctcctctcctcactATTAAATACAAACCAGGAGCACGGAGCAGCTCCCTCAGTCGCTTTCTCCTTAGGAGATGCGTAGCCGAACCTCCCCTGGAGCCCAGCAGtctggggagggatgggaatGTTGGATACGTTTCCCCCCAACCCAGGCAAGCAGAGTCAGGGGGAACACAGGGGATCAGCAGGGCCTATAGGCCACATCCCCGAGGCAGGGACGGCTTTTGTCAGAGGGCTGCGACCTCCAGCGTCCTATCGATACTGCGAAGGCCAAGGCGGCCCGGGTCAGGGTTCCCATGGGGAGCAGCTCACAGTATGGAAACATGGCAGGAGCCCTCTAGCacttcctgcagccctggggctgcagcccaccTGCCAGCAGCCTGGAAGGCTCAGGCTTCTATCTCCTTGCCACGTGGCATATGCTAAATCCAACCTCATTATTGCTTTGTTAGGGGCCCACCCCgctgctccaggctgcagcGGCACAAGGACAtagccctgcccatggcacagggctGATGCTCCCTTTTGCCACAGGATGCCTCGAGGGCCTGGCCAAGGGAGTTGAACGAGCACCAGGCACAGCCCTGTGTCatgggggaaagaaggaagtgtGGGATCTGCCCCAGTCCCTGTCGGTCCCTAACGGCAGTCACAACTCTGCCACAGGGACTCAGTGTGGAGCAATTCATGGGACAAAGCGAGGGCCTCCTCCCCACTGGGCCAGCAGCGAGCAAAGTGGCAGTGGACAGTGCTGgggtgaggagctgggggtCCCAGCGTGCAGCTCGGCAGCTACAGCCCAGCTTCAccccacacactgcagcatTGCAGCTGCCCTGGGACCAGCCCAGGCTggcaggcagccctgctcatgcAGCATCGGCAGCAATAGCGACCACCGTCCTGGAAGGAGGAAGACAGATTTTGGGCAGCAGATCAGGTGAGGTGGATGGTGAGCCAGGCAGGGCCAGCACCTCTGTGCCGCAGGTTCAGGTGCTGTTCCCCTGTTCCTGCTCAAAGAGGGCCATGGCTAAATGCGAGCGGGACCCAACACcctccaggctgctctgcacGCAGCGGTGGTAGATTTCCTCACTGAGCCGTGGGTTGCAGGCCTGGTGCCGgtagtgctgcagcagggagggctccACAGCCCGGAAGACGTGAAGGTTGGAGTATTTGATGAACATGTCATAGATGTCCAGGGTCTCGAGGATGTCCTCATTCTCCTGCACGTCACTCGCCATGCGGGTGCGTGCTGCCATGTAGTCAGCATTGTAGAAGCAGGCCTCATGGAAAACATCCCGGTCAAAGCGTCCTGCATCCCGCAGGAGGTCCAGCGTGGCAGGCGGTGCCTGGTTGTGGTAGGCGACAGCAGGGTTGTAGCCCTGGAAGTGGATGGGGAAGAACACCTGCCAGTTGTTGATTGTGTTCATCCGGCAGCGGTTCAGGAAGTCAACGGTGACCTCTGTGCCCACGCCAGCCACAAAGAACAACGTGTCCACGGGATGCTTCTTGGAGATGATGTCCATGACCTTGATTTGGGAGGGGGCATCTGTCTTCACGCTGATCCACGGGATCTTCACCTCAGCATACTTGCGCTCATACTCTGTGATCTGGGCCTTCACAGGGGCAAAGATGTCATTCTGGGTCACCTGCTGGGCCTCGAATGGATCGTAGATGAATAGGAAGGTGAGCACCGCGTTCTCGCTGCTCTCAAAGGCAGCTGCTGCATAGGTCTCCAGGAAGTGTGCGGCGTAGTCCAGCTCATGAGCAGTGAGCGGCAAGATGACGTTGATGCGGCTGGCCTCTGTCACATAAGGCATAGGGATGATCTCCACCTCGCTGAGGGGCCGCACCAGGTGCACACGCTTGGTGACAGAGCGGCTGTGACCCTTCTGTGTGACCACCTCCACCTGCAGGTCCAGCGTGTACTCCATGCCACGTGTAGGGTCAAAGCGCCGATAGCCAttcaccagctgctgcttgtggaCGTGCAGCACCGGCTGGTACTTGCGGTTCAGCTCATCCATGGCTGTGGCCACCACATCAGCCACATCAGCTAGGTCTGCGCCCTGCAGCTCACATTTGGGGGAGCCATCCACGCAGGCGTAGACCTGATCTTCTGTGAAGTAGTCCCAGCGCAGCACCTCAAAGCGAGTTTTGGGCTGGAATGGAGGAGGGATGCCGACAGGCCACGTGGCGCTGTGGTCCCCGTCTGCAGACAGGCTGCTGACGTTCTGGATCTCGAGCTGCAAGCAAAGAAGTAGAGGAGACTGAGCCCAGGTCCACCTACCAGGTCCCGCCACAAACAGCTGATCCCACCCCAAAGCGACTGCAGGTCTGAAGGCCACAGTATCAAGGCAAAAAGGTGACCATGACTGGAAGGCCCACGAGTGATAGAAGAGCCCAGATCCTAACCAGCCAAGCCAGCTCTCACCTGGAGCTGCTGAATCTCCTCGTATGTCCTCTCCAGCTCCACCTGTGCAAAGTACTTATGCAGCCGGTACATCTGGACAGGATCCGACACAGGGTGGACAGTAAACGCACTCTGGAAATGGAGGTCAGTCTCCTGCTCAGGATTGACATTCTTCCCCAGCTCAAAATACTGGTAACGTAGGCCCTGAACAAGTAAGAGATGGGTTAGAGCTGACCCAGACCCACAACCCCATCCCTCTGCATAAAAGCACAACAGGCTTCAAGGTCCTGTGTCCCTGGCAATCTATGGGGAGACACTGCCGGGGGGGGCTTTGCtctgtgccagctctgctgcaggaccTACCTCGTGCTCCTCGGTGCAGCTGACTGCCGTGTGGTCAATGATGCAGCGTCCCAGCCACTCGTCAGGCCGGGAGCTGAGGATGTCATTGCGGCAAGactccaggtgctgctgcaggcgCAGGAGGAGGCTGCGGGACAGCAGGTACCCAAAGCCACCATGGCAATAGCGAGCCTGCTCATCTCCACCAATGAACTCCTCTGCTCGTCCCAGGTAGAGATGGGTGTCGATGCTGAGGTGTGCCACCAGGCGGTTGATGCGATACGCCTCGGTGTAGGTGTCATCCTGCACCAGGAAGAACCAGTCGAAGTCATTGACGCAGTGCTCCAGCAGGTACCGGATGGTCTGGTACATGTTCCAGATGGGCCGCTCGTCGCCGTGGGTCACCACCGTCATGCCGTGGGGCACCTTGCGGCCCCGTGTGCCCGTGAAATACACCAGGCGCTCCAGGCGATGGGCCAGCGTGCGGTTCACGGCCACCGCCAACGTGCCCAGAGTGCTCTTGGAGGTCAGCACACCCACGAAAAGCCGCTGCCTCATTCCCAGCTCCGTGCTGATGTAGCGAGTCCTGCAGGAGGGACAGAACCTCTGAGCCCGCATTGCCAGCGCTGGGCCACATGTGAGAGCAGCCAGAACCCAGCTGCAGGAACCAGGGGGGcaaggggggaggaggagggggacaAAACCCCCATCCCACAGCCGCCCCCAGCTGCCGCTCTCACAATGCTTCCCAGGCTGAATCCTTCCAGCCGGCCCCCAGGCAGGAAGCGACCCCCCCCCGTGTCTCCCACGCTCACACAGTggccccattcagccccacGGCTCCCCCTGCCCGCCCACCTCCCGGCAGGGACAAGGAGGGCCTTTCACAGCTCGCTCCGTGCCATCGGCGGGGCGAGGGCCGGGGACACCGGGGTGCAGGAGGGGATAAAGCGGGGACGGGATATAGCAACAGGAGGAAGCCCAACAGCGGGCACACGCCCCGCAGCAGCAGCGAGCAAAgggcggcccggcccggggAAGGCAGGAGGGAGGCGGCCGCCCCACCcagcccccgccgcccccgccccgcaccTGACGGCCTTCTTGGCGGCCCTGCCGGGGCTGGGCGGCCGGTAGGGCACGA
This genomic window from Coturnix japonica isolate 7356 chromosome 7, Coturnix japonica 2.1, whole genome shotgun sequence contains:
- the CHPF gene encoding chondroitin sulfate synthase 2, encoding MRLSLLLSVLRPAGPVAIGVSLGFTLSLLSVTWVEEPCGPPPRPAARPAPSDGSPGAPPAGALHNGNAARRPNAVPGGLGADSWEPRVVPYRPPSPGRAAKKAVRTRYISTELGMRQRLFVGVLTSKSTLGTLAVAVNRTLAHRLERLVYFTGTRGRKVPHGMTVVTHGDERPIWNMYQTIRYLLEHCVNDFDWFFLVQDDTYTEAYRINRLVAHLSIDTHLYLGRAEEFIGGDEQARYCHGGFGYLLSRSLLLRLQQHLESCRNDILSSRPDEWLGRCIIDHTAVSCTEEHEGLRYQYFELGKNVNPEQETDLHFQSAFTVHPVSDPVQMYRLHKYFAQVELERTYEEIQQLQLEIQNVSSLSADGDHSATWPVGIPPPFQPKTRFEVLRWDYFTEDQVYACVDGSPKCELQGADLADVADVVATAMDELNRKYQPVLHVHKQQLVNGYRRFDPTRGMEYTLDLQVEVVTQKGHSRSVTKRVHLVRPLSEVEIIPMPYVTEASRINVILPLTAHELDYAAHFLETYAAAAFESSENAVLTFLFIYDPFEAQQVTQNDIFAPVKAQITEYERKYAEVKIPWISVKTDAPSQIKVMDIISKKHPVDTLFFVAGVGTEVTVDFLNRCRMNTINNWQVFFPIHFQGYNPAVAYHNQAPPATLDLLRDAGRFDRDVFHEACFYNADYMAARTRMASDVQENEDILETLDIYDMFIKYSNLHVFRAVEPSLLQHYRHQACNPRLSEEIYHRCVQSSLEGVGSRSHLAMALFEQEQGNST
- the LOC107316901 gene encoding uncharacterized protein LOC107316901 isoform X2, with the protein product MSQHKAALIHTKVVTGSWCCVLPRGEDVSEELSEEERSIARRAQRVALEVLEDALRKDRVLMKNLKDVVVLTGEGGEGWVERYAMLTERLLRSLIAQLQQAAFRKNPCKAGSYAYVKKNAWDRTIYLCPLFWQAPGELQKDSQPGTLIHEASHFLGLHDITYATASFRAGGGGTAICTDGHMPLSETLRKALLNANSIEYEFEIVLRHRQPYRGGCYGCCGETARNSICENALPWAGPACRPQSAAASTIGDIVQLALLPARDAMRRCLWDMRRVAEALGRQQRAVLVANITGGVVSVAGGVAAMAGLLLAPATLGNVLLLAAVGFGVSTAGSIASAAGTVSSSVGYLVRKGEAERLLEKFAAQAQAFTGCQEAVGRARRLLEVLGQEESLDVILGVFRVVAGLGRSVFNGSSALRVSMALAGAGPATSLAGTATYVLLGLCLALDIFFITKDSAHLHRGARSELAGSILVATAVLEREFSAIDEFCEKIRLILEEEE
- the LOC107316901 gene encoding uncharacterized protein LOC107316901 isoform X1, whose translation is MLSTGRCPDPLPRRMSQHKAALIHTKVVTGSWCCVLPRGEDVSEELSEEERSIARRAQRVALEVLEDALRKDRVLMKNLKDVVVLTGEGGEGWVERYAMLTERLLRSLIAQLQQAAFRKNPCKAGSYAYVKKNAWDRTIYLCPLFWQAPGELQKDSQPGTLIHEASHFLGLHDITYATASFRAGGGGTAICTDGHMPLSETLRKALLNANSIEYEFEIVLRHRQPYRGGCYGCCGETARNSICENALPWAGPACRPQSAAASTIGDIVQLALLPARDAMRRCLWDMRRVAEALGRQQRAVLVANITGGVVSVAGGVAAMAGLLLAPATLGNVLLLAAVGFGVSTAGSIASAAGTVSSSVGYLVRKGEAERLLEKFAAQAQAFTGCQEAVGRARRLLEVLGQEESLDVILGVFRVVAGLGRSVFNGSSALRVSMALAGAGPATSLAGTATYVLLGLCLALDIFFITKDSAHLHRGARSELAGSILVATAVLEREFSAIDEFCEKIRLILEEEE